The DNA sequence TTGATGCGATAGTTAAGAAAGTTAGGTGTAATAAAGATGAGCAATAATCAGAGTTTCGAAAATATGATGGAAGAATTAGAAGGCATTGTTAAAAAGTTGGATAATGAAGCTGTCTCTTTAGAAGATGCTTTAAATCTTTATCAAAGAGGCATGAAACTTTCAGCAGCTTGCGACGAAACGTTAAAAAATGCTGAGAAAAAAGTGAATGAACTCATGAAGAATGATGAGGGAGAAGAAACTGAAGTTTCAGCTGAAAGTGATGATAAATAATATGATAGAAATGATTAATAAACAATTATTAAAAATGATACCTGATTCTCCGCTCGGAACAAACCTGGAAGAAAGTATGCGTTATTCTTTGGAAGCAGGCGGTAAACGTATTCGTCCTGTCCTTTTATTAGAAACTTTGAAAATGTTGAATGCTGACCATTCTTATGATAAAGGTGTACAAACAGCATTAGCATTAGAAATGGTTCATACTTATTCACTCATTCATGATGATCTGCCTTCAATGGACAATGACGACTATCGCCGTGGAAAATTAACGAATCATAAAGTATATGGTGATTGGAAAGCATTATTAGCAGGTGATGCTTTGCTTACGAAAGCATTCAATTTAATTAGTAAAGACACATCTATTGATGCTGAAACTCGAATAACATTAGTCGCACAACTATCTGATGCAAGCGGCCACCTAGGCATGGTCGGCGGACAAACATTAGATATGGAAAGCGAAAATAAAAAGATTGATTTAGAGACTTTACAGCATATCCATCGTGAAAAAACAGGTGCTTTATTATCTTTTGCGATTAATGCTGCAGCGACGATTGCTAAAACAGACGCTGATGTCTCTCAAATTTTAGATACTTACAGCGGTCATCTTGGTTTGATTTTCCAAATCAAAGATGATTTATTAGATGTTTACGGTGATGCTGAAAAACTCGGCAAACCTGTAGGCAGTGATGAAAAAAATCATAAAAGTACTTATGTTACATTATTAGGTCTAAAAAACACTGAACAACGCTTGCAGTATCATGTAGAAGAAGCTGAAAAATGCCTAAAACAGCTTGCTGCAAAGCAATACGATACAACTGAATTAGAAAAATTAACACAGTTATTTTATAAAAGAGATCACTAAACAAAATAAGCTGAGCCTTAAATTTTCCCATTTAAGCTTAGCTTATTTCTATTTACAATATTTTATAATTATGCACGCTATTCATTTTTATTGCATAGTAATTTAAAGAAAATCAAAGCAATTTCTTTAAACATGTGATACTATGATTGTATAAATATTCGTAATTTGAGGTGTGAAAGTAGTGGCTAAAAAATCAGTAAGACATATAAAAATCAGAGAAATCATATCCACTGAACAGGTTGAAACTCAAGATGAATTAGTAAAACGTTTGAACCAATTCGATTTAAATGTAACACAAGCAACAGTATCAAGAGATATTAAAGAGTTGCAATTAATCAAAGTACCTGCTCCGACAGGACAATATATTTACAGTTTGCCAAACGACAGAAAATATCATCCCTTTGAAAAATTAGGGCGTTATTTGATGGATTCTTTCGTCAATATCGAAGGAACAGGCAACTTATTAGTACTTAAAACTTTACCCGGCAACGCACAATCTATCGGTGCTATTTTAGACCAAATCGACTGGGACGAAGTACTCGGTACAATTTGCGGTGACGATACATGCTTACTCATTTGCCATGATGAAGCATCAGCAAATGAAATTAAGACACGTATTTTTAATCTGTTATAAGGAAGCGATGAGCCATGTTACAAACATTAACAATTAAACAGTTTGCTATCATTGATGAATTAGAAATTAATTTTGGCGATGGGCTAACCGTTTTAAGCGGGGAGACTGGTGCAGGTAAATCTATCATCATAGATGCAATCGGACAATTAATAGGTATGCGTGCATCTTCAGACTTTGTTCGTCATGGCGAAAAGAAAGCAACGATTGAAGGAATTTTCGATATTGATAACAATCCAGCAGTCATTGATACGCTTAAGACATTAGAAATTGATGCGGATGAAGATTTCCTGATCGTTAAGAGAGAAATATTCAGTTCAGGCAAGAGTCTATGCAAAGTGAATAACCAAACTGTTACTTTGCATGACTTGCGTCTGATTATGCAAGAATTGCTAGATATTCACGGACAACATGAAACACAATCTTTGTTAAAACAAAAATATCATCTGCAATTAGTGGATTCATATGCAGATGGCAAATACGAGTCGGTGCTTAATCAATACCAGACAACGTATCAAAATTATAAAGCTAAGACACATGAATTAGATGAATTAGAATCTGCTGACCAAGCATTGCTTCAAAGATTAGACTTGATGAAATTCCAAGCTGAAGAGTTAGCTGAAGCCAACCTTCAAGA is a window from the Staphylococcus sp. IVB6181 genome containing:
- a CDS encoding exodeoxyribonuclease VII small subunit, translated to MSNNQSFENMMEELEGIVKKLDNEAVSLEDALNLYQRGMKLSAACDETLKNAEKKVNELMKNDEGEETEVSAESDDK
- a CDS encoding polyprenyl synthetase family protein; the protein is MREKKLKFQLKVMINNMIEMINKQLLKMIPDSPLGTNLEESMRYSLEAGGKRIRPVLLLETLKMLNADHSYDKGVQTALALEMVHTYSLIHDDLPSMDNDDYRRGKLTNHKVYGDWKALLAGDALLTKAFNLISKDTSIDAETRITLVAQLSDASGHLGMVGGQTLDMESENKKIDLETLQHIHREKTGALLSFAINAAATIAKTDADVSQILDTYSGHLGLIFQIKDDLLDVYGDAEKLGKPVGSDEKNHKSTYVTLLGLKNTEQRLQYHVEEAEKCLKQLAAKQYDTTELEKLTQLFYKRDH
- the ahrC gene encoding transcriptional regulator AhrC/ArgR, which gives rise to MAKKSVRHIKIREIISTEQVETQDELVKRLNQFDLNVTQATVSRDIKELQLIKVPAPTGQYIYSLPNDRKYHPFEKLGRYLMDSFVNIEGTGNLLVLKTLPGNAQSIGAILDQIDWDEVLGTICGDDTCLLICHDEASANEIKTRIFNLL